The following coding sequences lie in one Vibrio aerogenes genomic window:
- a CDS encoding GNAT family N-acetyltransferase: MIDFELTESSLLMNEVLALVPVRRSDAPVIQKLANDPLIASTSLSIQYPLPAGWAKEWIEHLDQDRQSGHGITFTIQRRHDHQVMGVVSLLDINYRFENAELAYWLGKPFRGNGYATQATRLAVNYGFSRLALHRIYAFFLTHNLNSEKVLQRLGMRYEGELRQHIKKDGVFMNSGIYGVLADEFS; encoded by the coding sequence ATGATTGATTTTGAACTCACAGAGTCTTCTCTGCTGATGAATGAGGTACTTGCACTGGTTCCGGTTCGCCGGAGTGATGCGCCGGTGATTCAGAAATTAGCGAACGATCCTTTGATTGCATCGACCAGTCTGAGCATTCAGTATCCGTTACCCGCAGGCTGGGCCAAAGAGTGGATTGAGCATCTTGATCAGGATCGTCAGTCAGGTCACGGTATCACGTTTACGATTCAGCGTCGTCATGACCACCAGGTGATGGGCGTGGTTTCTTTGCTGGACATTAACTACCGCTTTGAAAATGCAGAGTTAGCTTACTGGCTTGGTAAGCCATTCCGTGGAAACGGTTATGCGACTCAGGCCACCAGACTGGCAGTCAATTATGGATTTTCCCGGCTCGCTTTACACCGTATTTATGCGTTTTTCCTCACTCATAATCTCAATTCAGAGAAAGTGTTACAGCGTCTTGGGATGCGTTATGAGGGGGAATTACGGCAGCATATTAAGAAAGACGGCGTTTTTATGAACTCCGGAATTTATGGTGTGCTTGCCGATGAATTCAGTTAA
- a CDS encoding acyltransferase family protein, which yields MTHLLADYTRHKDNNFNLIRFIAASLVLFSHGFALTGHAEPLSTSLHMTWGSIAVDIFFITSGFLITGSYLNRNHLLHFTAARFLRIYPALLAAIGFCIVTGAMLTPLSLPDYLANGQTHEFILKNMTLFSGAGFLLPGVFTDLPFPYVVNASLWTLPYEVWMYAILALLMIMTTMLNRYISFLSMKRVFLVVASVAIMTHIVHHFLPAAPAAPASSSAPPVIENFIRMFSMFFAGAALYIWRDKIYLSATWLYGGLCVLLLCAFWQQDVFFVIYCLILPLLLLMLAYLPNGRIRSFNRFGDYSYGIYIYAFPVQQLIATWLPGVSVPVMAGLSFVLTLMLAMISWHLIEKKALRMKMNAQPARPLQNT from the coding sequence ATGACTCATTTACTCGCAGACTATACCCGTCACAAGGATAATAATTTTAATCTCATCCGTTTTATTGCTGCTTCACTGGTGCTGTTCAGCCACGGTTTTGCATTGACAGGACATGCAGAACCTTTAAGCACCTCACTCCATATGACCTGGGGGTCAATCGCGGTCGACATTTTTTTTATTACCAGTGGCTTTTTAATCACCGGCAGCTATCTGAACCGGAATCACCTCCTGCACTTTACAGCCGCAAGATTTTTAAGGATTTATCCTGCGCTGCTGGCCGCGATCGGCTTTTGTATTGTGACCGGTGCGATGCTGACACCACTCAGCCTGCCGGATTACTTAGCAAACGGGCAGACTCATGAATTTATACTCAAAAACATGACGCTGTTTTCCGGTGCCGGATTTCTGTTGCCCGGCGTTTTCACCGATCTTCCGTTCCCTTACGTGGTCAATGCCTCTCTCTGGACACTTCCTTATGAGGTCTGGATGTATGCAATACTGGCATTACTCATGATCATGACCACCATGCTCAACCGATATATCTCCTTTCTCTCAATGAAACGGGTTTTTCTGGTGGTGGCCTCTGTCGCAATCATGACGCATATCGTGCATCACTTTCTTCCGGCAGCCCCGGCAGCCCCTGCTTCATCTTCAGCACCACCGGTGATTGAGAATTTTATCCGGATGTTTTCGATGTTCTTTGCAGGTGCTGCACTTTATATCTGGCGGGATAAAATATATCTGTCTGCCACATGGTTATACGGTGGTTTATGTGTATTGCTACTGTGCGCTTTCTGGCAGCAAGATGTGTTCTTTGTCATCTACTGTCTGATACTGCCATTGTTGTTATTGATGCTGGCTTACCTGCCAAATGGCAGGATTCGCAGCTTCAACCGGTTTGGGGATTACTCCTATGGCATCTATATTTATGCTTTTCCGGTACAGCAATTAATCGCCACATGGCTTCCCGGTGTTTCAGTACCGGTGATGGCTGGCTTGTCTTTTGTGCTCACTCTGATGCTTGCCATGATTTCGTGGCACTTGATTGAGAAAAAAGCACTACGAATGAAAATGAATGCTCAGCCAGCCCGGCCCCTACAAAACACCTGA
- a CDS encoding riboflavin synthase subunit alpha: MFTGIIQSVATLAEVTDSRGIRTFVITFEPGFCDGLETGASVAVDGVCLTVTEILSPVQVKFDVMLQSLRITTLSDYPPGCRVNVERAAKDGAEIGGHPLSGHVDFKTPVLDVVQEEDNYCIRFGITDEWKRYVFPKGYIALNGASLTISAVDKQAGWFEVWLIPETRRMTTFEAKQAGDLVNVEIERGTQVVVDTVRDTLHESLGALFPAIEKVLAEKGIDMDALGQNIRLNDKK, from the coding sequence ATGTTTACCGGTATTATTCAGTCTGTTGCCACGTTAGCTGAAGTCACTGATTCACGGGGTATCAGAACATTTGTTATCACATTCGAACCGGGTTTTTGTGACGGGCTGGAAACGGGTGCCAGTGTTGCAGTCGATGGCGTTTGCCTGACAGTCACTGAAATCCTCTCACCGGTGCAGGTTAAGTTTGATGTCATGCTGCAAAGCCTGCGTATTACGACTTTGAGTGATTATCCGCCGGGCTGCCGGGTGAATGTGGAACGGGCAGCAAAAGATGGTGCTGAGATTGGCGGGCATCCATTATCGGGGCATGTTGATTTTAAAACACCGGTATTGGATGTCGTGCAGGAAGAAGATAATTACTGTATCCGGTTTGGTATCACGGATGAATGGAAGCGTTATGTCTTCCCGAAAGGTTATATTGCACTCAATGGCGCCAGCCTGACGATCTCTGCTGTTGATAAGCAGGCTGGCTGGTTTGAGGTCTGGCTGATTCCTGAAACCCGCCGGATGACGACGTTTGAAGCAAAACAGGCTGGTGATCTGGTGAATGTTGAAATTGAACGGGGCACTCAGGTCGTCGTTGATACGGTGCGTGATACCTTGCATGAAAGTCTGGGCGCTTTATTCCCGGCAATTGAAAAGGTGCTGGCAGAGAAGGGCATTGATATGGATGCTCTGGGACAAAATATCAGACTGAATGATAAAAAATAA
- a CDS encoding M20 family metallopeptidase → MSREQAIEQVTRYFESGAFLQTLKERVAIPSQSQIPEGTAALNNYLTTAMIPALTEMGFQCEILPNPVADEPGAWPFLLAERIEDPDLVTLLTYGHGDVVLGYDEQWRDGLSPWQLVTEGDYWYGRGTADNKGQHSVNLAALQTVLQQRGQLGFNVKILLEMGEEAGSPGLAEFCAQYQERLKADLFIASDGPRVGAELPTVFLGSRGAMNFDLKLNLRQGSHHSGNWGGVLVNPATRLTSAWATMVDAQGKILLPGLLPDHLPDAVKEAVKEIPVGQGEGDPEITPDWGEPGLSPAEQLFGWNTLEILAMNVGNPAAPLNAIPGQATLHAQIRFVVGSDSDNFLQTIRHHLDQQGFEDVEVVSGKMHLMPATRLDPDDPWVNWILYSVSATTGKKTTLLPNLGGSIPNDCFANTLGLPTLWVPHSYPACLQHGPDEHVLGSVMLESLQLMTGVFWDLGESGVSVRELRNE, encoded by the coding sequence ATGAGTCGTGAACAAGCCATCGAACAGGTGACCCGGTATTTTGAATCCGGCGCTTTTTTGCAAACGCTGAAGGAAAGAGTGGCGATTCCCAGCCAGAGTCAGATCCCTGAAGGGACGGCTGCATTAAACAACTACCTCACCACCGCGATGATTCCTGCCCTGACTGAGATGGGATTCCAGTGTGAAATTCTGCCGAATCCGGTTGCTGATGAACCCGGTGCCTGGCCGTTTCTGCTGGCTGAACGGATTGAAGATCCTGATTTGGTGACACTGCTGACCTATGGTCACGGGGATGTGGTACTCGGTTACGATGAACAGTGGCGGGATGGTTTGTCCCCATGGCAGCTGGTGACTGAAGGTGATTACTGGTATGGCCGCGGCACCGCGGATAATAAAGGGCAGCATTCGGTCAATCTGGCGGCCTTGCAGACGGTATTACAACAGCGCGGTCAGCTCGGATTTAATGTCAAAATCTTACTGGAAATGGGAGAGGAGGCCGGTTCTCCGGGGCTGGCTGAATTTTGTGCACAATATCAGGAACGATTAAAGGCCGACCTGTTTATTGCCTCCGATGGCCCGCGGGTTGGTGCTGAGCTGCCGACGGTTTTTCTGGGATCCCGCGGAGCGATGAATTTTGACTTGAAACTGAATTTGCGCCAGGGCAGCCATCATTCCGGCAACTGGGGTGGCGTGCTGGTCAATCCGGCAACGCGCCTGACCAGTGCCTGGGCAACGATGGTGGATGCTCAGGGTAAAATTTTGCTGCCGGGGCTGCTGCCGGACCATCTGCCGGACGCCGTCAAAGAAGCAGTAAAAGAGATTCCGGTCGGGCAGGGCGAGGGTGATCCGGAAATCACTCCCGATTGGGGAGAACCCGGACTTTCTCCGGCGGAACAGCTCTTTGGCTGGAATACGCTGGAGATTTTAGCCATGAATGTCGGTAATCCCGCTGCGCCCCTGAATGCGATACCGGGACAGGCAACCTTACATGCCCAAATCCGCTTTGTGGTTGGCAGTGACAGTGACAATTTTCTTCAGACGATTCGTCATCACCTTGACCAGCAGGGGTTTGAAGATGTTGAAGTCGTGAGCGGTAAAATGCATCTGATGCCGGCCACCCGTCTTGATCCGGATGATCCGTGGGTGAACTGGATTCTGTATTCGGTCTCGGCAACCACAGGGAAAAAAACCACGCTGCTGCCAAATCTGGGTGGTTCAATTCCGAATGACTGCTTTGCCAACACGCTGGGCCTGCCGACGTTGTGGGTACCGCACTCTTACCCTGCCTGTTTACAACATGGTCCGGATGAACATGTGTTAGGCTCTGTGATGCTGGAAAGCCTGCAATTAATGACCGGTGTATTCTGGGATTTAGGGGAAAGTGGTGTGTCAGTCAGGGAGTTGAGAAATGAATAA
- a CDS encoding methyl-accepting chemotaxis protein: MFNFSNIKVSWKLAFLVVASVIGFCILLYISQYELRKNLIEEKKQRLKAVLETTISQLNYLNQTYPEKEAKVRAKGLIESIFFNGDHYVFVMAEDTTMLINTRLKQYIGQKNVAPHWQTLITEGLKPEGGVYRYPWEKKDGTKTEKMSFMHHFSPWGWVLGTGMPLDDVNREINTQLWTMGMSALGGVLVISFLGFVITRSVTRPLKSVVATMENVAAGNIQANIPVLGKDEFGWLAERTNYGINSIREALRESVESARIVSEAAMRISGSAEETSQLVTDQRDQLNQLATAMNEMSATVGEVASHAEATAKDTVSAIDEAQLGQNDVTQSIGSIKSLSEALEHAVQHVAQLNEGVMEISDVTSVISGISEQTNLLALNAAIEAARAGEQGRGFAVVADEVRNLASRTNTSTEDIQKTVDRLQKVAQGTAEMMEKSQALAGDSVTCSERCGSDITTIVEHIQHISDKTVQIASASEEQSAVAEEMNRNLSGANDAASEVSGTASLLAKESEKLADMSRHLDQALARFQL; this comes from the coding sequence ATATTTAACTTCAGCAATATTAAAGTCAGCTGGAAGCTGGCATTTTTAGTTGTGGCTTCCGTTATTGGTTTTTGTATCCTGCTTTATATTTCCCAGTACGAGTTGAGGAAGAACTTAATTGAGGAAAAGAAGCAGCGACTGAAAGCCGTGTTAGAAACGACGATTAGTCAACTGAATTATCTGAACCAGACTTATCCGGAAAAGGAGGCAAAAGTCCGGGCAAAAGGGTTAATCGAATCAATTTTCTTCAATGGCGATCATTATGTTTTTGTGATGGCTGAAGACACAACCATGCTCATTAATACCCGTTTGAAACAGTATATCGGACAAAAAAATGTCGCTCCGCACTGGCAGACTTTGATTACAGAAGGGCTCAAGCCGGAGGGCGGTGTTTACCGTTATCCATGGGAGAAAAAAGACGGCACCAAAACCGAGAAAATGTCATTTATGCACCATTTTTCCCCCTGGGGATGGGTGCTGGGAACTGGCATGCCGCTGGACGATGTGAACCGGGAAATTAACACACAGCTGTGGACGATGGGCATGAGTGCATTGGGAGGTGTGCTGGTGATCAGTTTTCTCGGTTTTGTGATTACCCGCTCCGTCACCCGTCCGCTGAAATCTGTGGTGGCAACGATGGAGAACGTTGCGGCCGGAAATATTCAGGCCAATATTCCTGTATTGGGGAAAGATGAATTTGGCTGGCTTGCAGAACGGACGAACTATGGGATCAACTCGATACGTGAGGCATTAAGAGAGTCGGTCGAATCCGCCCGGATTGTGTCTGAAGCAGCAATGCGTATTTCGGGCTCGGCTGAAGAAACCAGCCAGTTGGTGACCGATCAGCGGGATCAGCTGAACCAGCTGGCGACGGCTATGAATGAAATGAGCGCGACGGTCGGAGAGGTTGCCAGCCATGCTGAAGCCACAGCCAAAGATACCGTCAGTGCGATCGACGAAGCGCAACTGGGACAAAATGATGTGACCCAAAGCATCGGCAGTATTAAGTCTTTGTCTGAAGCACTTGAACATGCGGTGCAGCATGTGGCGCAGCTCAATGAAGGTGTGATGGAAATCAGTGATGTCACCTCAGTCATTAGCGGCATTTCTGAGCAAACCAATCTGCTGGCGCTCAATGCCGCCATTGAGGCGGCGCGTGCCGGAGAGCAGGGCCGGGGATTTGCAGTGGTTGCTGATGAAGTCCGTAATCTTGCCAGCCGGACCAATACATCGACCGAAGACATTCAGAAAACCGTTGACCGACTGCAAAAAGTCGCGCAAGGAACCGCGGAAATGATGGAAAAAAGTCAGGCACTAGCAGGTGACAGTGTCACATGCTCTGAGCGCTGTGGCTCAGATATCACAACGATTGTTGAACATATCCAGCATATCAGTGATAAAACAGTGCAGATTGCATCGGCCTCTGAAGAACAGAGTGCTGTTGCCGAAGAGATGAACAGGAACCTTTCCGGTGCCAACGATGCTGCATCTGAAGTGTCCGGTACGGCCAGTTTGCTGGCTAAGGAGAGTGAAAAACTGGCGGATATGTCACGCCATCTCGATCAGGCACTGGCACGATTCCAGCTCTGA
- a CDS encoding ABC transporter ATP-binding protein, producing MENILNVRELEVSLPTANGLLNAVRGIDLHVRRGEMLCLVGESGCGKSMTSMALMGLLPKQAQCRAKQMDFDGLDLLTMKRKARNGLRGLRMSMIFQEPMTSLNPAFKLGDQLCEGLMLHKKVTRAQARERAVYLLERAGVPFPEARLEQYPHQLSGGLRQRVMIAMALMCEPDLIIADEPTTALDVTIQAQILKLIRELQQEFGTAVIFITHDLGVVARIADRVAVMYAGQIVETGTTKQIFTAPTHPYTRGLIQCIPVPGKTRPGEMLHTIHGVVPGLIGEVTGCAFANRCPDVVPACRNTSPRLEDLGNGQDRGNGHQVRCPVGIHSGQINSVEISTTEINHTGEVNDGICA from the coding sequence ATGGAAAATATACTGAATGTACGTGAACTGGAAGTCAGCCTGCCGACCGCCAATGGGTTGCTGAATGCGGTGCGGGGGATTGATCTTCATGTCCGGCGCGGTGAAATGCTGTGTCTGGTCGGCGAGTCCGGCTGTGGAAAATCGATGACTTCCATGGCATTGATGGGATTGCTGCCGAAACAGGCTCAGTGCCGGGCAAAACAGATGGATTTTGATGGTCTCGACCTGCTCACCATGAAACGCAAAGCCAGAAACGGACTGCGGGGATTGAGAATGTCGATGATATTTCAGGAACCGATGACCAGCCTTAATCCGGCTTTTAAACTCGGGGACCAGTTGTGTGAAGGTTTAATGTTGCATAAAAAAGTCACCAGAGCACAGGCACGGGAAAGAGCAGTGTATCTGCTGGAAAGAGCTGGAGTGCCATTCCCTGAAGCCCGGCTGGAGCAATATCCGCATCAGTTGTCCGGCGGGTTGCGCCAGCGGGTGATGATTGCCATGGCGCTGATGTGTGAACCGGATTTAATTATTGCCGATGAACCCACTACGGCGCTGGATGTCACGATACAGGCACAGATTCTTAAACTGATCCGCGAATTGCAGCAGGAGTTCGGTACCGCGGTGATTTTTATTACCCATGATTTAGGTGTCGTCGCCCGGATTGCTGACCGGGTTGCGGTGATGTATGCCGGACAAATTGTGGAAACGGGCACCACCAAACAGATTTTTACCGCGCCGACCCATCCTTATACCCGCGGACTGATTCAATGTATTCCGGTGCCTGGAAAAACCCGTCCGGGAGAAATGCTGCATACGATTCATGGCGTTGTGCCGGGGCTCATTGGTGAAGTGACCGGATGTGCGTTTGCCAACCGCTGCCCGGATGTTGTCCCGGCCTGCCGCAATACATCGCCCCGCTTAGAGGATCTCGGAAACGGACAGGATCGCGGAAACGGGCATCAGGTGCGCTGTCCCGTGGGCATCCATTCCGGGCAAATCAATTCCGTGGAAATCAGCACCACGGAAATCAACCATACCGGGGAGGTGAATGATGGAATATGCGCTTGA
- a CDS encoding ATP-binding cassette domain-containing protein: protein MMEYALELCDLTRHFELKQGMWKEKTRLTAVNQVSMRIQPGEVVGLVGESGCGKSTLAKMILGLLAPSSGNVLIADKEIDLSDRLALARLIQPVFQDPYSSLNPRKKIAEIIRLPLKLHRIGTAKEQMQAVQDIAAKVGLPERLLEQYPGQLSGGQRQRVAIARALILNPRILICDEPTSALDVSVQAQILNLLLELKNELGLTYLFISHNLAVVEHLADRVMVMYQGEIVEHGPCQQIFHQPQHPYTQTLLASILTPDPDLGLPDIEQFSWQTAG from the coding sequence ATGATGGAATATGCGCTTGAGTTGTGTGATTTAACCCGGCATTTCGAACTGAAACAGGGGATGTGGAAAGAGAAAACCCGGCTGACGGCGGTGAATCAGGTGTCGATGCGGATTCAACCCGGAGAAGTGGTCGGGCTGGTGGGAGAATCTGGCTGCGGGAAAAGTACCCTGGCGAAAATGATTCTCGGCCTGTTGGCACCCAGTTCAGGTAATGTGTTGATTGCAGATAAAGAAATCGACCTCAGTGACCGTCTGGCGCTGGCAAGGCTGATTCAGCCGGTTTTTCAGGACCCGTATTCATCACTCAACCCGCGTAAAAAAATTGCGGAAATTATCCGTCTGCCTTTAAAGCTGCACCGGATTGGCACGGCGAAAGAACAGATGCAGGCGGTGCAGGACATCGCGGCCAAAGTCGGCTTGCCGGAGCGTTTGCTGGAGCAATATCCCGGACAACTTTCCGGCGGGCAACGTCAGCGGGTGGCGATTGCAAGGGCACTGATCCTGAATCCCCGGATTCTGATTTGTGATGAACCCACTTCGGCGCTGGATGTCTCCGTACAGGCCCAGATTCTGAACCTGTTACTTGAACTGAAAAATGAACTCGGCCTGACTTATCTGTTTATCAGCCATAATCTGGCGGTGGTCGAACATCTGGCCGACCGGGTGATGGTGATGTATCAGGGGGAAATCGTGGAACATGGCCCCTGTCAGCAGATTTTTCATCAGCCACAACATCCTTATACACAAACCTTACTTGCTTCCATTCTGACGCCGGACCCGGATTTGGGTTTGCCGGATATCGAACAGTTCAGCTGGCAGACAGCCGGCTGA
- a CDS encoding MarR family winged helix-turn-helix transcriptional regulator, whose product MEKHEELLVALRQIIRIFDLYSRQLTKEYGLTSPQLILMQSIRLSENQTIRELSHQTNMSQATATSILDRLENRGFVVRMRDQNDKRKVHAVLTDSGLAVLNKAPQLMPQDFINHFQSLESWEQNLILSSLKRVAAMTQQTESADTPESTNRSE is encoded by the coding sequence TTGGAAAAACATGAAGAACTCCTGGTCGCACTCAGGCAGATTATCCGTATCTTTGATCTGTACTCAAGACAACTGACTAAAGAATATGGACTCACCAGTCCTCAGTTAATATTGATGCAATCGATTCGTCTTTCTGAAAATCAAACCATCCGTGAACTGTCTCACCAGACGAATATGAGTCAGGCAACAGCAACCAGTATTCTGGACCGGCTGGAAAACCGCGGGTTTGTTGTCCGGATGCGGGATCAGAACGATAAGAGAAAAGTGCATGCTGTATTGACCGACAGCGGTCTGGCTGTACTGAATAAGGCACCTCAGTTAATGCCTCAGGATTTTATCAATCATTTCCAGTCTCTGGAGTCATGGGAACAAAACCTGATTCTCTCATCGCTCAAACGCGTGGCAGCGATGACACAACAAACTGAATCAGCGGATACACCAGAATCAACCAACAGATCAGAATAA
- a CDS encoding M20 family metallopeptidase, translating into MNKQAMIESVSGWLRDHEPAMKHLLETLVNIDSFSHDPDGVSQVRDCLAGVLEQAGIQVRRLDEQNTCALLAEVGENSARCYFLTGHMDTVFTKGTVAERPYREEDGMAYGPGVADMKAGLVMNTFLMMVFHRLHQQHPLPFTLKMMATGDEEIGSPNGQHLIREYLQGADAVFNAEPGRVSGNVVSARKGGGSYRIDVTGRAAHAGVNHADGASAIEALARMIQSVHQLTDYQAGITTNVGLISGGTTPNTVAQQASAMVDVRFKTAELGEALAQKLEQCVVQHGVPGVLGALTKVAGFLPFEARMSESLLRLYRTQAQQIGVEVDGEFTGGCSDAGWTASMGIPTLCGTGPVGGHAHTDREYCDLTTLVERALIVGRCLMTLDISSDRFDGISM; encoded by the coding sequence ATGAATAAACAAGCAATGATTGAGTCGGTGTCAGGCTGGCTGCGTGATCATGAGCCGGCAATGAAACATCTGCTGGAAACGCTGGTGAATATTGATTCGTTCAGCCATGACCCGGATGGTGTGAGTCAGGTCCGCGATTGTCTGGCCGGCGTGCTGGAGCAGGCAGGCATTCAGGTGCGGCGGCTGGATGAGCAGAACACTTGTGCGCTGCTGGCAGAAGTGGGTGAAAATTCCGCCCGTTGTTATTTTCTGACCGGCCATATGGATACGGTGTTCACAAAAGGCACCGTGGCTGAGCGCCCTTACCGGGAAGAAGACGGTATGGCGTATGGCCCCGGCGTGGCTGATATGAAAGCCGGACTGGTGATGAATACCTTTCTGATGATGGTGTTTCACCGTTTACATCAGCAGCATCCTTTGCCGTTTACCCTGAAGATGATGGCAACCGGTGACGAAGAGATCGGCTCGCCGAATGGTCAGCATCTGATCCGTGAATATTTGCAGGGGGCGGATGCGGTATTTAATGCTGAACCGGGACGCGTTTCCGGCAATGTGGTCAGTGCCCGTAAAGGGGGCGGCAGTTACCGGATTGATGTCACGGGCAGGGCTGCCCACGCGGGTGTCAACCATGCCGATGGTGCCAGTGCTATTGAAGCGTTGGCCAGAATGATTCAGTCTGTCCATCAGCTGACTGATTATCAGGCAGGGATCACCACTAATGTCGGGCTGATTTCCGGGGGGACAACGCCGAATACCGTAGCTCAACAGGCATCAGCAATGGTTGATGTCCGGTTTAAAACCGCAGAGCTGGGAGAAGCGCTGGCACAGAAGCTGGAGCAGTGCGTTGTGCAGCATGGCGTGCCGGGTGTGCTTGGCGCATTGACCAAAGTGGCTGGATTTCTGCCTTTTGAAGCCCGGATGAGTGAGTCGTTGCTCCGCCTTTACCGGACTCAGGCGCAGCAGATTGGTGTTGAAGTCGATGGTGAATTTACCGGTGGCTGTTCGGATGCCGGATGGACGGCTTCGATGGGGATTCCGACATTGTGCGGCACCGGACCGGTAGGTGGTCATGCGCATACGGATCGGGAGTACTGTGATTTAACCACGCTGGTGGAAAGAGCGCTGATTGTCGGGCGTTGTCTGATGACACTGGATATCAGCTCAGACCGTTTTGATGGGATTTCAATGTGA
- a CDS encoding aminoacyl-tRNA deacylase: MTIATRLDCYLSDNHIDYETVKHNHSYSSLHSAVAANIQPVSLAKGIILEDHDGRHLMAVLPANANVNMPQLNQSLFASFHLVKEHDVYEMFEDCENGAVPPVGHVYHLPVVYDKALAELDFIYLEAGDHETLIKLSRDSFIKLMGPNSRCLHFSRHVFH; this comes from the coding sequence ATGACCATAGCAACCCGACTTGATTGTTATTTGTCGGATAATCATATTGATTACGAGACAGTGAAACACAACCATAGTTACAGCTCGCTTCACAGTGCTGTCGCGGCCAATATTCAGCCTGTGAGCCTCGCGAAAGGAATCATTCTGGAAGATCATGATGGCCGGCATCTGATGGCAGTACTTCCCGCAAATGCAAATGTTAATATGCCTCAGCTGAATCAATCACTGTTTGCTTCTTTTCATTTAGTCAAAGAGCATGATGTTTATGAGATGTTTGAAGATTGTGAAAATGGCGCAGTACCCCCGGTGGGTCACGTGTACCATCTTCCGGTTGTCTATGATAAAGCGTTAGCAGAACTTGATTTTATTTATCTTGAAGCTGGTGACCATGAAACATTGATTAAACTGAGCAGAGATTCTTTCATCAAACTGATGGGACCGAACAGCCGGTGCCTTCATTTCAGCAGACATGTCTTTCATTAG